The sequence AAGCTGGGGTTGTTCCtgttttcttcaatcagtgataaATATTAGTTTTATGGAGGgcccttttttggggggggggggggaagccaCTAATGGGAAAACCATTAttggatttttttgtatttgaaattttgttttcttttttcgtgatttctttttttatgttttgggcTTTAAGAAGTATAGAGAGTAGACAGGTAAGCAGGGAGTGATTTGGGAGAGGGATAATGTGACACAGAGAAAGGTCTGTGGTAGATTCAAACCCAGATGAGCTATAACAGCACCTATTGAACTAGTTTTTCTAACTGTAGAATCAGTGACGGGACTTTAAAAAATCTGTCCATCTTCTTATCTTGGGCGACCGTGGTTTGcctgcaccagtgtgtgaatgtgagaatgaatgaatagtggaattgtaaagcaccttgggtgcctagaaaagcactatataaatgcaatccattattattattattatccaattcagggtagCAGGAAGTTTGTTCAAACTTATGAAAACAGAGGCTCCAAGTTATATTGATTGCATTTGTTTGGGTttagtttcatatttatttattgtagcaTATCAGTTTTTGGCTtgaaaaaatcttaaaaaggaAGAGACTTTACTGGCACACAAATAGAGAAAATGGTCAGTTTGTAGTAAATATTAAACCAATGTTCTACCAGGGTGTATATCTTCTGAAACTCTTAGGTCTCAAACTGCTAATATCTCCCTCTTTATTCATTTCTTAGCTTTTTGTCCCTTCTCTCCATCTATAGGTCCTTCAGAAGAAGCTGGAGGTTCTGGTTTCAGAAGTTTCCGGTTTGGGTCGCAGCCGACTGACCTCAGTACAGCAGCTTGGCCGAGGGCTGCAACAAGACGATCAGGCTCGCAGGAGGGATGATGCACTCAGCAGGCTGTGGGATGAGCTCAACAGTAGCATAAGGACCAGAGAACAGGTATAGATCTGATAGATCAAGCTACCTTTGGATGAGTTGATCTGGGTTAGAGGTTGTGAGAATGATGGTCTGTCCTGTGTCCTTCAGAATCTGCAGGCAGCAAGGGAGATTCATCAGTTTAACCACGATGTGGAAGAACTGAAGGGCTGGATGGCTGAGAAGGAAGCAGTACTGGACTCAGAGGACCTGGGCCACGACCTGCATTCCATCCAGACTCTGATGAGTCAACATGAAGCATTGGAGGTAGGAAATGTCCACCAAACACTGCATCAAAGCTAAGTGGTGGATGCATGACAGCTGAATGAATGTTCCTGCCTCGTTGTCTGTCTTTTCCATCAGAGGGACCTGGTTCGAATCTCTGAGGAAGTAACCAGGAGTAGAGAAGTAGGTCGCACACTGAGCAAATCCCAGCCTCAGGCCAGGTCCTCTGTGACTCAGCGGCTGGATGACCTAGAGGACTGCTGGACCAGTATCCAGGACAAGGCCTCCCTACGACGGGCCAGACTGGGCCAGGCAGAAGATGTGCAGAAATACCTTTCCCAGTGGACTGAACTCATGTAGGTTCtgtcaatggaaaaaaaaattattcacacACTACCCAAAATTCAAAAACACTACAAATAGTATTAAGTAATTATTAAGTTTAGCTTTATTTTTCTATACAAACCCCCAAAGTATTTGTGTTTCAGCCTGGTCTCAAACCAGGGACCTTTCATGTGTTAGCCAAATGTGTAAATCACTACACTGTGGAGTCCAGTTGGTAAAGCTCATTGACATTGGATTAAACTGCTTTAGAATTTTTATCTGCAAGCGGCTTTACACCCCAGGTCTTCCTTTCATGTGATGTTTGACGACATCAGTTTCATATCAGTTGTCAGTTGTTGTCACCCGCTCTGTTCTGGGGTCATGTGCCCAACTCCACTTTCCATGTATGTGCACAGAAGAGTGTGCAGGTGCCAGAAAGCTACTCTGCCAGATATaagcacaaatgaaaataacaacCTCTTTGTTCCTACCAGCAGATTACCAGCTTTCTCTTTCAAAGAAGCAGTATTTTAAAGATTGCACATTGTCTTGTGTTCCAGGGCGTGGCTGAAGGAGATGCTGTCTCTGGTGAGAGGGGAGCCTCAGAGTGGTGAGGGAAGTGACCTGGAACAGCTCATTAAAAAGCATGATGAGTATCGCGTCCAGATTGACAGACAACTAATCAAATCACAGGCCGTCAAACAGAAAGGAAGTCGTCTGATTGAGGACGGAAACTTCATGTTTGAGAAGGTAGTTTGGCACatcaaacatcaacaacaataGAAATGACTCCGAATGGCTGATATCCCACTGTATATTCCTCCTCTCAGGTGGAGCAGCGTATCTGTGAACTAGAGGAGCTGGAGATGCGGGTGGAGAAGGTTTGGGAGGAAACCAGGCTGCTGTATCAGGAGGATCTGGAGATTGTCCTTctgcagagagagctggagcAGGCTGAGCGCTGGCTGAGCTCCTATGAAAGCACTCTGATGGCTGAGGAATACGGGGTATGCGAATGCTGAGAATTGGACAGAAAAGTGAAATGGACAGATGTCTCTATGGGTCAAGCAcacttttcacttttcaacTCTTTTGTAGCGATTCATGGAAATTGTTGCCCTGTATCAGGGTATATTTTTGCCTGTAGTGTGTTAGTAATGCAGATAAATGCAGAGGTAGGAGGAAAAAAGATATCTAACATAAAATGATTTGCTCCTTGTTGTCCATCGTTCAATATGGATGCGTTTTTATTTTACCCCTGAAGGAAAGGCCATGTTATACCTGTTATAATAATAGACTCAATACACCTgtttgaaataaactgaaattatttttgaagGAAGATTTCAGAGGATGGAGTCCCCAAGACGTCACTCAGAACTCGTGGCATTAAAACGTCTCTTAACCAGAACATCTTCTGTGGTTCCTCCAGGATTCTGTGTCTGACGTTATGGAGCTCCTTAAGAGGCAGGAGGACTTGGAGGCCATGATCCAGGCCCAGAGTGACCGTTTCATTGCacttcagaaaaagaaaacacaggtaACATTAACAACAGGAAAGAATAGAGTTTCATAGACTAAATCAAAGGCTTTTCCCCCAAACActggttttctctttctttattaGGTACTGAGATcttaaaaatgtcttaaaaccatttatttagatttttgtaGTGCATGAACCCTgttaaaaacactttcttttttattgcagAGGGAAAACAGGCTGGGTCTTCATGGAAATGAGGAGAAGGACCTCCAGTACAGACAGCCTCCAGCTAGAGTTTCCTCCCTGAGAAGTAAACCATCAGAACTAAAGACCCCACGGATCTCCTCTAGAGACGTTCATGGGGCCAGCAGtggcaggcagacagacagaacaatcagACCATCCGTGCTGGAGAAGAAAGCAGAAGCTGTCTCTAGTTCTCCTAGCCCTCTTCTCAGCCCACCACTAGGACCTGGATCAGATTCAAAGATTATTAAAAAAGCAGAATCGGCTGACAGCTCTGATGAGTCCGATGAGTCCAGTCCCAGCCCGACAGTTAACGCTGGGAGAAGGCAAATCAAAAATTCACACCTAAATTCTAACACTCCCCTTGGAGAATCAGCGGATTCCTCTTCACAACCGCCTCCTCAGTCCCATTCACTAAAAGAGACTCGGCCTAGGTCCAAACCACCTGTGGCTCCAAAGCCCAGAATTTCCTTTTCAGAGCAGGCGTTTGGCTGCCGCTCTGATTCTCCGAACCTTCCAGAGAAACCCACCACTCCACCAAACTCACCTTCAGCAATCAGACGACTTGTTGCCCCCACTGAACcgccaccacctccacctgtgAAAGAAAGATGTATTCGCCCTAAATCACCAACATCAAGGCAGCCCGATGTGCCTGGCtctcctgctccacctgctgctgatcacatTACACCACCCAACGCCCCGACGGCTGCACCAATCACAAAGGAGGATAAGACGTGAGCATGCCCCGTTTCCTGCTGCTTTGACATCGACTGGCTGATTcctcaacttaaaaaaaaaaatgttactgcAGTGGTTTCAGCTCATagcaagaaaatatatattaatcATCCATGGGATCAGTATGCTGCGCTAAAGAAATTGCACACACATAATtatacaaaaaacattaaaaagtaagTTAACTCATGGTTGACCTTATTCCCCCCTCTCCTAGACCTCAACAAAAGTCTTTAGATCTAGCAGAGGGGCAACCCGAACCTGAGGTATAAACTGTCTTATTCATTAAATTAATAAGCATCATCAACCACATGTTCTCACACCTGTCATACTTACTGCCAGGTCACACCTGGGGAGCCAATCAGAATGGAGGGCGTGTTGGAGATTAAGCTGAAACAAGGAGGAAACAAGGTGAGAGACATGTTACACATCTGTAACTGATGATATGATCTTTATAAAGATATCTAAAAACGAAATTTCATATTGGGCATGAACTCAACGTGCTTCTTTGtttgatacatttttaattttatttacacatctCTATCAAACTGGATGGACAACCTGATGGAAAAGGAGCTATTCGGCTTCCCAGTTGGATTTTCCAATTTTTATGTCTTGGTGGTTGCTAACACAGTATGAAATCATGCTCTTTATAAGGTATCCAGTTGTGATTTTGTTGCTGTACTGAGTAGCTGCTTAACGGAGGAAGATGCTGTACTCAGGATTGTTTCTAAAGGCTAAAGAAAATAATGTAACATTATAGTGTTGCCCACTTAAAGTGAGAGGAGATAAGCAGAGTGAATTGCTCTGTTGTTTTCCTCGTACATCCACACCCTGAAGACTGCAGAAGCTGATACACATTGGTGTATTTTTAATGCCATTAGCCAGTAAAATGAAGgtcttttattactttttgaAACCTACTTTGAGTACCTGGATGATTTATGCCAGTTTTCTTTTTGCCACTCTACCCTTCCATTAGCACCGGTGGTTTGAGAGACACCAGTGGTGctccttttatttccttttattccCGAGAACCTTTTTGGGTTATGGCAGCCTGTTTGTTGTGCCCACTGTTGAAGCATTGGCTGAGGCTCCTCTTTTGTTGCAGGGTCTGGAGCACTGGGAGGAGGTCTTTGCTGTTCTGCAGGGAGAGACTCTCAGCCTGTTTAAAgacacagcagctgctgcacaGGTAGAGAACATTAAAAAGCCACTGCATCACTGACAGCACTGCCTACATGACATGACAGCAGTTTGGGTAAAAACAATTAAGTCCTGTCCTGAGTGCGTTTAGCACCATAGCAGATGGACATGTTTGATGGTATCATGTGTCCTTGACACAGCGATCCCATTTACCTAGGCTCCCCTGAGGCTGGGTTTGTATCTTCTCCCAAAATCAAACTGAggatctttctttcttttaagatGAATGTGTGAGTGTATCCTGAGAAATGACGGGAAAAAGAAactcaacaaaaaacagcatttatttgtttaaagaaaacattaaaaaaaataaaaaaaataataaattcacacatttctttttctaacGTATTCAACAATGAAGCAAATAAGGGCTTCCATTAATAGAGATTAATCGAGATGGCAGTCAtgattctctttttttctaattcagTCCTCATTTAGAATTTGAAAATCTCTTCATGCTCTGAATAGACGCCACCATAATCAATGCAGAAGCTAACTTTAAAggttttcaaaatattttggTAACTTGAACAAGGGTTTTTGACTTTTATCCAAAtctggagatttttattttttctttcaaagtgtTTTTAGCATGATCATCTTTATTGGAAACATTTTCATATATTAAATTCAACTTCCTTAACTTCAAGTTGCTTTCAAACAATTATGTTTatgcaatgaaatgaaatgtctgTTGGAGtcaaactcaaaatattccAAAATTCAAAGGAACTTGCTGCCAaggctgctgtttttgtgttcttcagACACAGAATAATTACTCGCAGTTGAGCGTAGGTCGTGTCTAATGCATACTCAGTGTGTTAcgaaaaggaaaatattgcaGCTTATTTTTCTACAGGAAGGATTATAACCACAGTGTTCTCCATCTGCCTCTGCACGTTCACTAATAATCTCAGTGAGGTTACACTGTTTAACTCTGTTGTGCTTTCACAGAGGACATCTAGGTGGCCTCCTATCAACGTAGTTGGAGCAGTTTGCAGGGAGAATCGCTACTACAGAAGCAAGGAGAACACTTTCAGACTAATGTAAGAGCTGCACGCTTCATGGACAGTGTAAACACAAGCACAACACAACATTGGAGCATTGGAAAGTTGACTTTAATGTTGTTGCTAAAGTTAGAAATCACAGCTTCTCTATGCTGTATGACTGTCTGATGTATAGGACATTCTGAAACTTCATATTTACACTTAAAATTGGCTACTATATTTTTTGGACtaaaggcgcacttaaaatcctttaattttctcaaaaatcgacagtgcagcttataatctggtgcgccATATGTATGAAGTTGATGGTTGATTGTTAAAGCATTGCGGCTACCGTAATCAGGAGCCTCGAGGATcccttccaacataaatgaatacagaatactaaacagcagtgacttttgtagtgttactgaagttggactagctggtatataatgatgtgctacatgatcggtagtgacacagctatgttagcataacataaacacagtgaagctggaggatgaacgctaacttttttccacttgataaaagttaaggtgagggttcctgatggttagagacaaatgcagttgcatggcaggatgctgtaaacggaaacctcaaacttcagtcaggagaactgagataatccatccacactatgaggttagtcattaatatactgcaacaacatgggaacagagcagctgtgagagaattcaacgttaatgaatcaatggtacggaagtggaggaagcaagaagaatgaaatgagtaaagtttgacttatctgactgctttgtttcacttATTGCGCCTTATGTATAAAAGCAGACCAGATCattgacagtgcgccttatggtctgaaaaatacggtATTTGTTTCTTAGCACTGTGAAACtatattataatttttaaaatttgtggcTCACCACTGATCTTTCAAATAAATTCTGCCCGTGCCATACTTTGGTCTCAATTATGCATTTCTTTACATCATTATATGCCGTATTTTCTTATGCAAAACATTCTTAGGAAGACTTATTTTTCTGTACTTGTGttgtgctttctctctctcagactGGAGGATGGCAGTCAGTATGTATTTACAGCATCAAGCAAGGAGCTCCAGCTCATCTGGATGAAAAAGCTCCAGAACTGTCCAGAATCTGCCAGCAGTGACTCTGACGACTCTGGGTGAGCGCTCACTCATGGTTGATCAATTTTAATAGACCTAAGACaaagctctctctcttttggaTCATAAGTGATTACTCAGTTCAACTGGAGAATGTGAAATATTTGAGcttaagcaaaaaaataaaaataaaaataaaaaaataaaaattgtgtaTCTCAAGGTTGCAAATGAGAACTGAAAGAATTAAAAGGAAAGACATTTACAAAAAGTAGCTGAGTGGAAATTCTAAACTACCGATTTGTAAGTTTGGAAATTGTAGTTATGATAatgcacctttaaaaactgaataagtGCAATACAAATTACAGTATAACAAGTGGGATTAAACATAAGTGTTAATGTCAAACATGTAACCTCATCATCTACTGAAACAAGACTAGTGATATAACCTAAAATCACTATCACTCAATATCAATAAAAGCTGGTGATAACAACATATTTTTGGTGTTATTACACAAACCTTTATACGAATTGTTCAGTGTATTCCTACTCAGATGGTCCTAGGACAAGCTAGGGTGCTTCACCTCCTCTTGGATCTGTTGTCATACTTTGGAAAGTCCAATCActttaataacaataacaggTTGTTTAAAATCAGAGTAACATAGAAGGCCTGTCTGTTTCTATTTTCGTTTTGATAACACTTTAAAATTAAGCTTGTTGATaagagagcaaaacaaaaacaaaaaacagagaacaAGCGTGAGCCGTGAAGAAAACATGACACAAACGAGGCTTTCAGGATCAGTCTTGTGATGTATGCCACTAAGTGGCTGGGGAACTCTATGTGGTTGCACATCGATGAGAGGGGTTGGCCCCCAGTGCAAGATGTACATCATGTATTTGGAGCTGCTACCTGCTTTTATACCTCTCGAGCCCTTTTGTCCTGTTCTGGTCCAGCATGTCCTGGTCAGCACCGGTGTTACAACAGTGGTTTCTTGCATAAACATGCAGGTCAGGACATGCTCCCATCCCCTGTTAAAGCTGCCTCGCTCTCTGTTGTTATGGTGCAACATTCATTCTCTCTTGCCTCTTGAGAGGGCAGCTCAGTTAAAGGTTTGCTTTCAACTATGGTGGCAATGATCAAAACTGTGAGGGCTTAATCTacaaggggtgtgtgtgtgcctatGAATGGCAAGTGTAGGTGTGTTTTCTCTTTCCAGTGCTCTTTTACAAATGGAATGCAGCAGCCCTGTGAAGTCTCTGTGTCCTGTGATGTGCCACATAGTTTCATTAAACAGATTCAGGATGTTTGTCTGCTTTGCTGACAGCCAGGTATAAAGCTTTACATAAACAGATACACTGCCACTGGATTTTGGAGGCCATTTCCCTAGCATAAAGTACCAAAGGTCTCTCCTTGCCTCAGTGTGTGAGACCACATACCACCAGGGAATGGCAGCCTTATCTGTTCCATTTAAAAGGGTTTATATGTGACAAACCCAGAGGGTTCATATGAGAGGTtgacccaaaagcagactcaAGAGCTGACTTTTTGATCAGGCACCAAAACAAGGACTATCGgtacacacgtgcacacatacacacaaacacacgcctGTGGAGAGATCTCTGGCAAGCAGTTGTGAAACAGAGGAAAGACTGAAATGGTAGAGGAAGGGTTTTTGTTGTATGAGAGCTGCAGGGCTGTTGAGGCTCTGCAGAAAAGGGTGGAACGTCAAGCTAATTAAGCAGTGAGCTAAGACCTTCTTCAATAGAGTGTATGAAGGTAGCCGTGGTTTGGGGGGTGCAGGACTGATCTGATTCTGGTGAGGACCAGTCTGCTTGAGGAGAGGAGGGCTGTAGAGGCTGTGCAAAGGGCCCAGGTTGGAGGTCGTTAAGTAGCGACATCATATTTTTTACAGTTTGGCTTAAGAAGGGAGGCGTTGGTTGGCATTCAGTGGGTGCAACAGAGGAGTCCAGCAATTTAGATGGAGAGGAGTTCTCCAGAGAAGCAGGGCTGTTCGGACTATATTTAGGAGTATTAGAACAGGAGAGTGTATCAGGCTGTGGAGTGACAGGGAGGATTGACCACATGTCATCCTGTCAGTGAAACCAATAGGctctttttggtttttaaagaaTGTGTCAGGGGAGGCACATAATGTGGATAGAGAAGTATATACAGGAGAAGCAGGGTTGGCCTGATTTAACTGAGGACCAGTGAGTGGAGAGGAGGGCTGCTGGGATGGAGTCAAGCTGTTCCACCACTGACAGCAGTGCTTCATCAGTGTCACTGACAAAAGTGGCCTCTTTCTGGAGCTGAACGGGTGCAGCAGAGGAGACCAGTGATGCAGATGAGgctccccaaccggtcgcagcagatggccgcccctccctgagcctggttctgccggaggtttcttcctgttaaaagggagtttttccttcccactgtcgccaaagtgcttgctcatagggggtcatatgattgttgggtttttctctgtacctatgaagcgccttTTGTTTCCATATGAGAAGCTGGGAGGACCGGATTTACTTGACACACAGGCGCATcagctgctgtctgtgtgttctgcagctgcacacacgCTGACTGCTGATCAGGAAGGTTGGTAACAGCTGGCTGCTCAAGAGGCTCCTTTGTAACTGAATAGGAAGAAGATGGCTGTGTCTGAGCTGGCGTCACACAAAGCCTCTTGGCCTGTTGATCTTCCTGTTTAGGTTCAGatgctgcacaaacaaacacaaacaaaaacacagtaagTCTTCTTTCGTTAACAGATTTCCGTCTTCTTTTCATCACATTTCACATGAAAAAACGTCGTAATTCCCAGAAATCTCCTCTCACCTGTGCTCGAGGTGCGATTTCGtgttctcttcctctttttgccctaaaaacaaaaatatgagaATTTTCATCAGTTGATCCAAACTCTGTGCACTGGTTGTTTCATAATTCAGTGCAGTGATGGGCACATGTATGAACTGCATGTTAGCACTTTGGACATACGTAGTTTTCTTTGGTGGACCAGTCTGGATGCTCTGTGGCGTGACGGCATCTCTCGCTTTCAGCCTGATCAAAATATTTCGCTTGTTCTTTTGAGAGAGACCTCCACTGAAGACAGACAATCATGAGAACCCACTGTCAGCATAGATAAATACTCAGCTACACTGTTACTACAGGGCAGCtggcacacatgcacaaacatgagCATAAAGCATTAACAGATGCATAAATATATGCAGAGTTACACACTTACCCTCTTTGCCACAGCTGCATTTACGGCTGCACTGGCAATTATATTCAGTTCCACCATCACCTTTGGCCTCTGCTCCTTCAGGTAAAGCATGAAGGCGTTTGGTGGCTTCTTTATGTACAGCCGGTCCGCATCCTGTTGGGCTTCACATTTCCTTTTTCTACaggaataaaacacagagtcaGTGCACATGTTAGCATTGTGTACAGCTGTGAGCAAAGTAGTTTAAAAACATGAGTAAAGCTGTGAAACTGAATGTAAGGAGGCACCATTAAAGGAAGCTGATTACAGTAATGCAAGCAAACATCTGCAGAAAAAAGACTGATATCTGGAGATAACTGACACAAAGCACCACAGAAACTTACTTTGGAGTGGAGGTGTTGGATGGGGGAGCAGGAGGGACAAAATCCCAGACTGGAACA comes from Astatotilapia calliptera chromosome 14, fAstCal1.2, whole genome shotgun sequence and encodes:
- the LOC113035736 gene encoding LOW QUALITY PROTEIN: PGC-1 and ERR-induced regulator in muscle protein 1-like (The sequence of the model RefSeq protein was modified relative to this genomic sequence to represent the inferred CDS: inserted 3 bases in 2 codons; substituted 1 base at 1 genomic stop codon) codes for the protein LREGRPSAATGWGASSASLVSSAAPVQLQKEATFVSDTDEALLSVVEQLDSIXQQPSSPLTGPQLNQANPASPVYTSLSTLCASPDTFFKNQKEPIGFTDXDDMWSILPVTPQPDTLSCSNTPKYSPNSPASLENSSPSKLLDSSVAPTECQPTPPFLSQTVKNMMSLLNDLQPGPFAQPLQPSSPQADWSSPESDQSCTPQTTATFIHSIEEGLSSLLNXLDVPPFSAEPQQPCSSHTTKTLPLPFQSFLCFTTACQRSLHRRVFVCMCARVYR
- the LOC113035737 gene encoding transcription factor 7-like 1-B; amino-acid sequence: MVAETQRSGGSKEKKEGNVKRKYKARKNQNKLIFKAQMEFNGLPRYIQDFITQVNEGSRREEVVILLSDPLNPSVSKMDLRDENNHISETMQSEEAPSTPEVGILGWFHSWSQHQLTSTVSQGQLRHPERNVLGIPENMIQYLHPAGELHGVPVWDFVPPAPPSNTSTPKKRKCEAQQDADRLYIKKPPNAFMLYLKEQRPKVMVELNIIASAAVNAAVAKRWRSLSKEQAKYFDQAESERCRHATEHPDWSTKENYGKKRKRTRNRTSSTASEPKQEDQQAKRLCVTPAQTQPSSSYSVTKEPLEQPAVTNLPDQQSACVQLQNTQTAADAPVCQVNPVLPASHMETKGAS